A genomic region of Thermodesulfobacteriota bacterium contains the following coding sequences:
- a CDS encoding hydrolase — MKRVLEREDAALVVIDVQERLVPAIDKELYERSRKNIVVAIEAAGVLGVPILLTEQYPKGLGRTVPQILQALEGRPHELVEKTTFSCARDEGFLSVLAKTGRRQVILAGMETHVCVYQTALDLLNAGYEVFVLDDGVSSRYPHNHRSGIEAMRDAGVRLVPMETAVFQLLKVAATPEFKKISSLLR, encoded by the coding sequence ATGAAGCGGGTGCTCGAGCGGGAGGATGCGGCGCTGGTCGTGATCGACGTCCAGGAGCGGCTGGTCCCCGCGATCGACAAGGAGCTGTACGAGCGATCCCGGAAGAACATCGTGGTCGCCATCGAGGCGGCGGGCGTTCTCGGGGTCCCGATACTCCTCACGGAGCAGTATCCCAAGGGGCTGGGGCGGACCGTCCCGCAGATCCTCCAGGCGCTGGAGGGGAGACCGCACGAGCTGGTGGAAAAGACGACGTTCAGCTGCGCCCGGGACGAGGGATTCCTTTCCGTCCTGGCGAAGACGGGACGCAGGCAGGTGATCCTGGCGGGCATGGAAACCCACGTCTGCGTCTACCAGACCGCGCTGGACCTCCTGAACGCGGGCTACGAGGTATTCGTGCTGGACGACGGCGTGTCCTCCCGGTATCCGCACAACCACCGCAGCGGCATCGAGGCCATGCGGGACGCCGGGGTACGGCTCGTGCCGATGGAAACCGCGGTGTTCCAGCTCCTGAAGGTGGCGGCGACCCCGGAGTTCAAGAAGATCTCGTCCCTTTTAAGATGA
- a CDS encoding Xaa-Pro peptidase family protein, with translation MEGYALTPGEEIRSRIGKLQEKLREEGLDAAFIVQNADLFYFTGSIQQGILIVPADGEAAYFCRRVHERAREESPLSEVVRIRSPKEVPAWFAAKGVSFRKVGYEMDVLPVAVFQRFQPLFPGAAAEDVSPLVRALRAVKSPHEADALRECGRRLASLLSGAQGKIGPGTTEMALQAALQAEALAGGHTGTARMRAFNQDIGIGCVISGPDAAVPSFADTPTAGKGLNPYSPAGQGYRSIRRNEPVIVDLIWSQGGYLADMARTYSIGAMPAKMEEAHLLSLEVMRAIEAGIRPGAVAGELYEAGMAVAARSRFGDNFMGAPGYNTKFIGHGVGIEVDEFPFIAKGMETELAPGMAFTLEPKFVFPGEGAAGLENTYLVTRDGFEKLTVLTEEVIRCGG, from the coding sequence ATGGAAGGGTATGCGCTGACGCCGGGCGAGGAGATCCGGAGCCGGATCGGGAAGCTGCAGGAAAAGCTCCGCGAGGAGGGGCTGGACGCGGCATTCATCGTCCAGAACGCGGACCTGTTCTACTTCACCGGCTCGATCCAGCAGGGGATCCTGATCGTTCCCGCGGACGGCGAGGCGGCATACTTCTGCAGGAGGGTCCACGAACGGGCCCGCGAGGAATCGCCCCTTTCCGAGGTCGTCAGGATCCGGAGCCCGAAGGAGGTCCCGGCCTGGTTTGCGGCAAAGGGGGTTTCCTTCCGCAAGGTGGGCTACGAGATGGATGTCCTTCCCGTGGCCGTCTTCCAGCGGTTCCAGCCGCTCTTCCCCGGGGCGGCGGCCGAGGACGTATCCCCCTTGGTGCGCGCGTTGCGGGCGGTGAAGTCGCCCCACGAGGCGGATGCCTTGAGGGAATGCGGGCGCAGGCTGGCGTCCCTCCTCTCCGGGGCGCAAGGGAAGATCGGGCCCGGCACGACCGAGATGGCGCTGCAGGCGGCCCTCCAGGCGGAAGCGCTCGCGGGGGGGCACACCGGCACGGCACGGATGCGCGCCTTCAACCAGGACATCGGGATCGGGTGCGTGATCTCCGGGCCGGACGCGGCGGTCCCTTCCTTCGCCGATACCCCCACGGCGGGAAAAGGATTGAACCCCTATTCGCCCGCGGGGCAGGGATACCGATCGATCCGGAGGAACGAGCCGGTCATCGTCGACCTGATCTGGTCGCAGGGCGGATACCTTGCGGACATGGCGAGAACCTACAGCATCGGGGCCATGCCGGCGAAAATGGAGGAGGCGCATCTCCTTTCCCTGGAGGTGATGCGGGCCATCGAGGCGGGGATCCGTCCGGGAGCGGTGGCTGGGGAGCTGTACGAGGCGGGGATGGCGGTCGCCGCGCGTTCGAGATTCGGGGACAACTTCATGGGGGCGCCGGGCTATAATACGAAATTCATCGGGCACGGTGTGGGGATCGAGGTGGACGAGTTCCCCTTCATCGCGAAGGGGATGGAGACCGAGCTCGCGCCCGGGATGGCGTTCACGCTCGAGCCCAAGTTCGTCTTCCCGGGAGAGGGGGCGGCCGGCCTGGAGAATACGTATCTCGTGACCCGGGACGGCTTCGAGAAGCTGACGGTCTTGACGGAAGAGGTCATCCGCTGCGGCGGATGA